The following coding sequences lie in one Miscanthus floridulus cultivar M001 chromosome 9, ASM1932011v1, whole genome shotgun sequence genomic window:
- the LOC136479324 gene encoding H/ACA ribonucleoprotein complex subunit GAR1-like, producing the protein MPHAARHHQSPDPASTGWIREREGRIREREGRRRGGAAPGKKGRRRGGSAIGRGGALGAGCRGRRREGALGSGCGGRRMEGDGGAGGRVSGKKKGGGVGVRVQRKKKGGGGGAGVRVQRKKKGG; encoded by the coding sequence ATGCCACACGCCGCCCGCCACCACCAGAGCCCAGATCCGGCCTCCACCGgctggatccgggagagggagggccggatccgagagagggaggggcggcgccggggaggggcggcgccagggaagaaggggagaagaaggggagggtcGGCgatagggaggggaggggcgctgggggccgggtgccggggaagaagaagggagggggcGCTGGGGTCTGGGTGCGGAGGGAGAAGAATGGAGGGGGACGGGGGCGCTGGGGGCCGGGTgtcagggaagaagaagggagggggcGTTGGGGTTCGGGtgcaaaggaagaagaagggagggggagggggagctgGGGTTCGGgtgcagaggaagaagaagggagggtgA
- the LOC136481437 gene encoding two-component response regulator ORR9-like isoform X1 — MAVVASETPFHVLAVDDSLPDRKLIERLLKTSSFQVTTVDSGSKALQFLGIHDDDASTVSVHAHQLQDVAVNLIITDYCMPGMTGYDLLKKIKESSSLRDIPVVIMSSENIPSRINRCLEEGADEFFLKPVQLSDMSKLKPHILKSRCREHYEQEQQHQQSDSNSNDCSSPTNMSSSSDSSRKRKAEDNEEILPQKNRPRHS; from the exons ATGGCGGTGGTGGCCTCGGAGACGCCGTTCCATGTCCTGGCCGTGGACGACAGCCTCCCGGACAGGAAGCTCATCGAGAGGCTCCTCAAGACCTCTTCCTTCCAAG TAACCACTGTCGACTCCGGCAGCAAAGCCCTGCAGTTCTTGGGGATCCATGACGACGACGCCAGCACGGTCTCTGTCCACGCGCACCAGCTG CAGGATGTCGCGGTGAACCTGATCATCACGGACTACTGCATGCCCGGCATGACAGGGTATGATCTGCTCAAGAAGATCAAG GAATCGTCGTCTCTTAGAGATATCCCGGTTGTGATCATGTCGTCGGAGAACATCCCTTCAAGGATCAATAG ATGCCTGGAGGAAGGAGCGGATGAGTTTTTCCTAAAACCAGTGCAGCTATCAGACATGAGCAAGCTCAAGCCCCACATACTGAAAAGCAGATGCAGGGAACACTACGAGCAGGAACAACAGCACCAGCAGAGTGACAGCAACAGCAACGATTGCAGTAGCCCCAcgaacatgagcagcagcagcgaTAGCAGCCGAAAGCGAAAGGCAGAGGACAACGAGGAAATTTTGCCCCAGAAAAACAGACCAAGACACAGTTAG
- the LOC136481437 gene encoding two-component response regulator ORR10-like isoform X2 yields the protein MAVVASETPFHVLAVDDSLPDRKLIERLLKTSSFQVTTVDSGSKALQFLGIHDDDASTVSVHAHQLDVAVNLIITDYCMPGMTGYDLLKKIKESSSLRDIPVVIMSSENIPSRINRCLEEGADEFFLKPVQLSDMSKLKPHILKSRCREHYEQEQQHQQSDSNSNDCSSPTNMSSSSDSSRKRKAEDNEEILPQKNRPRHS from the exons ATGGCGGTGGTGGCCTCGGAGACGCCGTTCCATGTCCTGGCCGTGGACGACAGCCTCCCGGACAGGAAGCTCATCGAGAGGCTCCTCAAGACCTCTTCCTTCCAAG TAACCACTGTCGACTCCGGCAGCAAAGCCCTGCAGTTCTTGGGGATCCATGACGACGACGCCAGCACGGTCTCTGTCCACGCGCACCAGCTG GATGTCGCGGTGAACCTGATCATCACGGACTACTGCATGCCCGGCATGACAGGGTATGATCTGCTCAAGAAGATCAAG GAATCGTCGTCTCTTAGAGATATCCCGGTTGTGATCATGTCGTCGGAGAACATCCCTTCAAGGATCAATAG ATGCCTGGAGGAAGGAGCGGATGAGTTTTTCCTAAAACCAGTGCAGCTATCAGACATGAGCAAGCTCAAGCCCCACATACTGAAAAGCAGATGCAGGGAACACTACGAGCAGGAACAACAGCACCAGCAGAGTGACAGCAACAGCAACGATTGCAGTAGCCCCAcgaacatgagcagcagcagcgaTAGCAGCCGAAAGCGAAAGGCAGAGGACAACGAGGAAATTTTGCCCCAGAAAAACAGACCAAGACACAGTTAG
- the LOC136481436 gene encoding DNA-directed RNA polymerase V subunit 5A-like produces MDPNQFAPSQQSALTMDSAESTAAAAARAPNGAARAVDGHDVDDDDDAVPEVAACISTMLDRGGSVESHRLFLARRTALEMLRDRGYAVPEDELARTLPEFRAWWEDKPELERLAFSTTLASDPSSKVKIVFCPPEPVKLAAIRVVYTGVKDENLSRLILILQGRIMSKAREAIKEIFPFKVDTFQITELLVNITKHVLKPKHQVLTAEEKAKLLKEYNVMDAQLPRMLENDAVARYYGLGKGTVVKVIYDSELTGNHVTYRCIF; encoded by the exons ATGGACCCGAACCAGTTCGCCCCCTCCCAGCAATCGGCGCTGACCATGGACTCGGCGGAGAGCACTGCCGCCGCAGCCGCGCGCGCGCCCAACGGCGCCGCCCGGGCCGTCGATGGCcacgacgtcgacgacgacgacgacgccgtccCCGAGGTGGCCGCCTGCATATCGACGATGCTCGACCGCGGGGGCAGCGTGGAGAGCCACCGCCTCTTCCTGGCGCGCCGCACCGCGCTGGAGATGCTCCGCGACCGCGGGTACGCCGTCCCGGAGGACGAGCTCGCCCGCACCCTCCCGGAGTTCCGCGCCTGGTGGGAAGACAAGCCGGAGCTCGAACGCCTCGCCTTCTCCACTACCCTCGCCTCCGACCCATCCAGCAAG GTGAAAATTGTGTTCTGTCCACCCGAACCTGTCAAACTCGCGGCTATCCGGGTGGTATATACCGGAGTTAAAGACGAGAACTTGTCCAGACTGATTCTGATCCTGCAGGGCAGAATAATGTCTAAAGCCAGAGAAGCTATCAAGGAGATCTTTCCATTTAAAGTTGACACGTTCCAG ATCACGGAATTACTGGTGAACATCACTAAGCATGTCCTCAAGCCCAAGCATCAAGTGTTGACTGCAGAGGAGAAAGCCAAGCTCCTGAAGGAGTACAATGTGATGGATGCACAG CTGCCTCGCATGCTGGAGAATGATGCTGTTGCTCGCTATTACGGACTAGGCAAGGGAACTGTTGTTAAAGTTATATATGACAGCGAGCTTACCGGGAACCATGTGACATACCGTTGCATTTTCTGA